The following are from one region of the Methanoculleus caldifontis genome:
- the proS gene encoding proline--tRNA ligase: MEEDTGVLPRKESFSEWYNEVLWRAEIMDVRYPVKGLYVWYPHGFGIRKRAYGILRDLMDRDHAETMFPLLIPKTEFMKEAEHIKGFEDEVYWVTHGGTSELDVPLALRPTSETAIYPMYSLWIRSHTDLPLKLYQIVNTFRYETKHTRPLIRLREITSFKEAHTVHATWEEAAAQVEVALDLYKEFYDSLRVPVIISRRPNWDKFPGADYTIAVDTIMPDGKTLQIGTAHMLGDHFSRTYDITYEDANGERQYAYQTCYGISERSIAAVISIHGDDKGLVLPPEVAPIEVVIVPIIVGKRRDEVLAAAKGLEEELRNARFAVKLDDRDMRPGAKYYHWEMRGVPLRVEIGPRDIDANTVVAVTRTGKKITLDRRGVVEGVNSVLAEFGEEMGRAAHQAMADKIVVAATLEEAAAAVKTGVAVVHWCGSQECAEKIEAAVDASILGSDIRSDLITVSDGPCIACGGKGTSALVARTY, encoded by the coding sequence ATGGAAGAAGATACAGGCGTACTTCCCCGGAAAGAGAGTTTTTCCGAGTGGTACAACGAGGTTCTCTGGCGAGCCGAGATCATGGACGTCCGCTACCCGGTCAAGGGGCTCTACGTCTGGTATCCCCACGGGTTCGGCATCAGGAAACGTGCATACGGGATACTGCGGGACCTGATGGACCGCGACCACGCCGAGACGATGTTCCCTCTCCTGATCCCCAAGACCGAGTTCATGAAGGAGGCCGAGCACATCAAGGGCTTCGAGGACGAGGTCTACTGGGTCACTCACGGCGGCACGAGCGAGCTCGACGTGCCGCTCGCCCTCCGCCCCACGAGCGAGACCGCCATCTACCCGATGTACTCGCTCTGGATCCGGTCCCACACGGACCTGCCCCTGAAACTCTACCAGATCGTCAATACGTTCCGCTACGAGACGAAGCACACCCGCCCGCTCATCCGTCTCCGGGAGATCACGTCGTTTAAGGAGGCGCACACCGTCCACGCGACATGGGAGGAGGCGGCGGCCCAGGTCGAGGTCGCGCTCGACCTCTACAAGGAGTTCTACGACAGCCTCCGGGTGCCGGTGATCATCTCCCGCCGCCCGAACTGGGACAAGTTCCCCGGAGCCGACTACACCATCGCGGTCGACACCATCATGCCCGATGGAAAGACGCTCCAGATCGGGACGGCGCACATGCTCGGCGACCACTTCTCCCGCACCTACGATATCACCTATGAGGACGCGAACGGGGAGCGGCAGTACGCCTATCAGACCTGCTACGGGATCTCCGAGCGGTCGATCGCGGCCGTCATAAGCATCCACGGCGACGATAAAGGGCTCGTGCTGCCGCCGGAGGTTGCGCCGATCGAGGTCGTCATCGTCCCGATCATCGTCGGGAAGCGGCGCGACGAGGTGCTCGCGGCGGCGAAGGGACTCGAGGAAGAGCTCCGGAACGCTCGCTTCGCCGTGAAACTGGACGACCGGGATATGCGGCCGGGCGCGAAGTACTACCACTGGGAGATGCGTGGCGTCCCGCTCCGGGTCGAGATCGGGCCCCGCGACATCGACGCGAACACGGTCGTCGCCGTCACCCGGACGGGCAAAAAGATCACGCTCGATCGCCGCGGCGTCGTCGAGGGAGTCAACTCCGTCCTTGCAGAGTTCGGCGAAGAGATGGGCCGGGCGGCGCACCAGGCGATGGCCGATAAGATCGTCGTTGCGGCGACGCTCGAGGAGGCCGCGGCAGCGGTGAAGACAGGCGTTGCGGTCGTTCACTGGTGCGGGTCGCAGGAGTGTGCAGAAAAGATCGAGGCGGCGGTGGATGCGAGCATCCTCGGGTCCGATATCCGTTCGGACCTGATCACCGTCTCGGACGGCCCGTGCATCGCCTGTGGCGGGAAGGGCACGTCGGCTCTCGTCGCCCGGACCTACTGA
- a CDS encoding SagB/ThcOx family dehydrogenase, producing MNRIMGGKGWIAGLAVAILLAGVLVSGCAGAFRTLDGNSTPGTAEGGVTLPEPRFESGVSVEEALRERRSVRSYADLPLALADVGQLLWAAQGVTDDEGHRTAPSAGALYPLEVYVVAGSVEGIEPGVYHYRPGEHLLLRVGNGDRRADLQAAAASQTSVGDAPATIVIAAVPDRTIERYGERGMRYVEMEVGHAAENVYLQAEALGLGTVAIAAFDEGEVGEILAPPEGTVPLYLMPVGHPGPGT from the coding sequence GTGAACAGGATCATGGGCGGGAAGGGCTGGATCGCGGGCCTCGCCGTCGCGATACTCCTCGCAGGGGTGCTCGTCTCCGGGTGCGCAGGCGCTTTCCGGACGCTCGACGGGAACAGCACGCCGGGAACGGCGGAGGGAGGAGTCACCCTCCCGGAGCCCCGGTTTGAGAGCGGCGTCTCCGTCGAGGAGGCGCTGAGAGAGCGGCGGTCTGTCCGGAGTTACGCCGACCTGCCGCTCGCGCTCGCCGACGTCGGCCAGCTCCTCTGGGCGGCACAGGGGGTCACGGATGATGAGGGCCACCGGACCGCTCCCTCCGCCGGCGCCCTCTACCCCCTGGAGGTCTATGTCGTCGCGGGCAGTGTTGAAGGAATTGAGCCGGGGGTCTACCATTACCGGCCCGGCGAGCACCTGCTCCTCCGGGTCGGCAACGGGGACCGGCGGGCCGATCTCCAGGCGGCGGCCGCGAGCCAGACTTCCGTCGGGGATGCACCGGCAACCATCGTCATCGCCGCGGTCCCGGACAGGACGATTGAGAGGTACGGTGAGCGGGGGATGCGCTACGTCGAGATGGAGGTTGGGCATGCCGCGGAGAACGTCTACCTCCAGGCTGAGGCGCTCGGACTCGGTACCGTCGCGATCGCCGCCTTCGACGAGGGCGAGGTCGGGGAGATCCTCGCACCCCCCGAAGGGACCGTGCCGCTCTACCTCATGCCGGTGGGGCACCCCGGTCCGGGGACTTGA
- a CDS encoding MFS transporter has translation MVFEAKESLTDEEVAHGLKLVIRDGLATQAMVTLTGGIFLVAFALQLGASNTVIGLLAAIPPLAGLLQIPSIYIVDRIQSRRLVVVTASLAARLCWIPIILIPFFLSPGQGIIVLVASIALYASFSAISHCGWNSWMRDLIPQDRLGDFFSRRLTLSTVIALVISLVAGFFIDTWNVVVPDLSAYGYSVLFLFGLIAGLIGIIFLARTPEPEMIVDGGDDSLIAAIRKPFQDLNFKNLIVFLGSWNFAVNLAAPFFTVYMLQRIGLDISVVVILGVLSQVMNIVFYRSWGRVSDRFSNKSVLAVSGPLFMLAIFAWMFVTLPGIYALTYPLLILIHILMGISLAGVSLASGNISLKMAPQGQATSYLAASTFVNSVAAGVAPILGGLFVDFFAERELIWTLIWRDPVQELVFVTLDIQQWEFFFLFAFLLGLYSLHRLTVVQEEGEAKEQEVVDELIAGVRRDMRNFSPAGGLRDLVKFPFSALRSQRKKRR, from the coding sequence ATGGTCTTTGAGGCAAAAGAGAGTCTGACAGACGAAGAGGTCGCCCACGGCCTGAAACTCGTCATCCGCGACGGCCTTGCCACCCAGGCGATGGTGACGCTGACCGGCGGCATCTTTCTCGTAGCGTTCGCCCTCCAGCTCGGCGCGTCGAACACCGTCATCGGCCTGCTCGCCGCCATCCCGCCGCTTGCCGGACTCCTGCAGATACCCTCCATCTACATCGTCGACCGCATCCAGAGCCGCAGGCTGGTCGTCGTCACGGCATCGCTTGCGGCGCGTCTCTGCTGGATCCCCATCATCCTGATACCGTTCTTCCTCTCGCCCGGACAGGGAATCATCGTGCTCGTCGCATCGATAGCCCTCTACGCATCGTTCTCGGCGATATCCCACTGCGGCTGGAACTCGTGGATGCGGGACCTGATACCGCAGGACCGGCTCGGCGACTTCTTCTCCCGGCGGCTGACCCTCTCCACGGTGATCGCCCTCGTCATCAGTCTCGTCGCCGGTTTCTTCATCGACACGTGGAACGTCGTCGTTCCTGACCTCTCCGCCTACGGCTACTCGGTCCTCTTCCTCTTCGGGCTCATCGCCGGGCTCATCGGGATCATCTTCCTCGCCCGCACGCCCGAACCGGAGATGATCGTCGACGGCGGGGACGACAGCCTGATCGCCGCCATCAGAAAACCCTTCCAGGACCTCAACTTCAAGAACCTCATCGTCTTTCTCGGCTCCTGGAACTTCGCCGTCAACCTCGCGGCGCCGTTCTTCACGGTCTACATGCTGCAACGGATAGGGCTCGACATCTCGGTCGTCGTCATCCTCGGCGTCCTGAGCCAGGTCATGAACATCGTCTTCTACCGGTCATGGGGCCGGGTCTCCGACCGGTTCTCCAACAAATCAGTCCTCGCGGTGAGCGGCCCGCTCTTCATGCTCGCGATCTTCGCGTGGATGTTCGTCACCCTTCCCGGGATCTACGCCCTGACCTACCCGCTGCTCATCCTCATCCACATCCTGATGGGGATCTCGCTTGCGGGGGTCTCGCTCGCCTCGGGCAACATCAGCCTCAAGATGGCCCCGCAGGGCCAGGCGACCAGTTACCTTGCGGCGAGCACCTTCGTCAACTCGGTCGCCGCAGGGGTCGCCCCGATCCTCGGCGGGCTCTTCGTGGACTTCTTCGCGGAGCGGGAACTCATCTGGACCCTGATCTGGAGGGACCCGGTGCAGGAACTCGTCTTCGTCACCCTCGACATCCAGCAGTGGGAGTTCTTCTTCCTCTTCGCCTTCCTCCTCGGCCTCTACTCGCTCCACCGCCTGACGGTGGTGCAGGAGGAAGGGGAGGCGAAGGAGCAGGAGGTCGTCGACGAACTGATCGCGGGAGTCAGGCGGGACATGCGGAACTTCTCCCCGGCCGGGGGCCTCCGCGACCTGGTGAAGTTCCCCTTCTCGGCTCTCAGGAGCCAGCGGAAGAAGCGGCGGTAG
- a CDS encoding glucose 1-dehydrogenase, whose amino-acid sequence MKRLEGKNVLITGGSTGIGRATAIRFADEGANVAINYHSGEKEAEITLGEARQACSLAREKGCEGMLVQGDVSREEDVRRIFREVLDAWGRLDILINNAGIQTASPTHEMTADDYDRVLAVNLRGAFLCAREAVRHFLDRGGGGIILNNTSVHEIIPKPQYAPYAASKAGLGSLGRTLALEYAGEGIRVNTVAPGAIATPINKEWAEDPEKKALVEENIPMGRAGEVEEIAAVFAFLASDEAAYITGQTIYVDGGLTLYPGFRTPWSSGS is encoded by the coding sequence ATGAAGCGACTGGAAGGGAAGAACGTCCTCATCACCGGCGGCTCGACCGGCATCGGCAGGGCGACGGCGATCAGGTTCGCGGACGAGGGCGCAAACGTCGCCATCAACTACCACTCAGGCGAGAAGGAGGCGGAGATCACGCTTGGGGAGGCGAGGCAAGCCTGCAGCCTCGCCCGGGAGAAGGGGTGCGAGGGTATGCTGGTCCAGGGGGACGTCTCCCGCGAGGAGGACGTCAGGCGCATCTTCCGGGAGGTCCTCGACGCCTGGGGGCGGCTCGACATCCTGATCAACAACGCCGGCATCCAGACCGCGAGCCCGACCCACGAGATGACGGCCGACGACTACGACCGGGTCCTCGCGGTGAACCTCCGGGGGGCGTTCCTCTGCGCCCGCGAGGCGGTGCGGCACTTCCTCGACCGCGGGGGCGGCGGCATCATCCTCAACAACACATCGGTCCACGAGATCATCCCAAAACCGCAGTATGCCCCCTACGCCGCGAGCAAGGCGGGGCTCGGCTCGCTCGGGAGGACCCTCGCGCTCGAGTACGCCGGGGAAGGGATCCGGGTCAACACGGTCGCCCCCGGCGCGATCGCGACCCCGATAAATAAGGAGTGGGCGGAGGACCCCGAGAAGAAGGCGCTCGTCGAGGAGAATATCCCGATGGGGCGGGCAGGAGAGGTCGAGGAGATCGCCGCGGTCTTCGCGTTCCTCGCCTCCGACGAGGCCGCCTACATCACCGGGCAGACGATCTACGTGGACGGCGGTCTGACCCTCTACCCGGGTTTCCGGACGCCGTGGTCGTCGGGGAGTTAG
- a CDS encoding DUF362 domain-containing protein codes for MASPAASEVYIVEASDRDHAAKALWSEAGLPSLDGKAVAVKANFNSDDPFPATTHPEMLEALLGRIRDAGARSVLLGERSGMGKTAAVLKNRGAVDLAGRAGAEVAVLDDLGPEGWEAVPPDGLHWERGFLVARVFSEADAVIQTCCLKTHRFGGHVSLSLKNTVGAVAARDPATGYNYMAELHSSPHQRRMVAEINRFVPCDLAVMDATEGFSKGGPERGERIAPNVILASTDRIALDAAGIALLRLYGSTPEVMGGRIFEADQIARAAELGIGVRSAEDLRLVALDSESKDLVLDMRRILDETV; via the coding sequence ATGGCATCTCCAGCGGCATCTGAAGTCTACATCGTCGAGGCATCCGATCGCGATCACGCCGCGAAGGCGCTCTGGAGCGAGGCGGGGTTGCCCTCGCTCGACGGAAAGGCGGTCGCGGTCAAGGCGAACTTCAACAGCGACGACCCGTTCCCCGCGACGACCCACCCCGAGATGCTGGAAGCACTCCTCGGCCGGATCCGCGATGCCGGTGCCCGGTCGGTCCTGCTCGGCGAGCGGAGCGGGATGGGAAAGACCGCCGCGGTGCTGAAGAACCGGGGCGCTGTCGATCTTGCAGGCCGGGCGGGGGCGGAGGTGGCGGTGCTCGACGATCTCGGCCCTGAAGGGTGGGAGGCGGTCCCGCCGGACGGGCTCCACTGGGAGCGGGGATTCCTGGTCGCCCGGGTCTTTTCGGAGGCGGATGCGGTGATCCAGACCTGCTGCTTGAAGACTCACCGTTTCGGCGGGCATGTCTCCCTCTCCCTGAAGAACACGGTCGGGGCCGTGGCGGCGCGGGACCCCGCGACCGGCTACAACTACATGGCGGAACTCCACTCGTCGCCGCACCAGAGGAGGATGGTCGCCGAGATCAACCGGTTCGTTCCCTGCGACCTCGCCGTCATGGACGCGACGGAGGGGTTCTCGAAGGGGGGGCCCGAGCGGGGCGAGCGCATCGCCCCGAACGTCATCCTCGCGAGCACCGACCGCATAGCCCTCGACGCCGCCGGGATCGCCCTCCTCCGGCTCTACGGCTCGACGCCGGAGGTGATGGGAGGCCGGATCTTTGAGGCGGACCAGATCGCCCGGGCCGCCGAACTCGGCATCGGGGTCCGTTCGGCAGAGGATCTCAGGCTGGTCGCGCTCGACTCCGAGAGCAAAGATCTCGTCCTCGATATGCGGCGGATCCTCGACGAGACCGTGTAA
- a CDS encoding nitroreductase family protein, producing MDTLEVIMTRRSVREYTDRPVPAGTVRQLLAAAMQAPFAGGEPPWHFIVIDDPHILDAVPAISPYVEVRTPAPLAVLVCADLHLPEGADLAVQGCAAATENLLLAAHALGLGAVWTAVYPDPDRMLGFANLFSLPGAGAQAPSQREIAPFALVTVGHPAVRLPPIDRYREDRVHRNAW from the coding sequence ATGGACACCCTCGAAGTGATCATGACCCGGCGGAGCGTGCGGGAGTACACCGACCGCCCGGTGCCGGCCGGGACGGTGAGGCAACTCCTCGCCGCCGCGATGCAGGCCCCGTTTGCCGGGGGCGAGCCCCCCTGGCACTTCATCGTCATCGACGACCCCCATATCCTCGATGCCGTCCCGGCGATCAGCCCCTACGTGGAGGTCCGCACCCCCGCACCGCTCGCGGTCCTCGTTTGCGCCGACCTGCACCTCCCGGAGGGGGCCGATCTTGCGGTCCAGGGCTGCGCCGCGGCGACGGAGAACCTCCTCCTCGCCGCCCACGCCCTCGGTCTCGGCGCCGTCTGGACCGCCGTCTACCCGGACCCCGACCGGATGCTCGGGTTCGCAAACCTCTTCTCGCTCCCGGGCGCCGGTGCTCAAGCTCCGTCCCAGAGGGAGATCGCACCCTTCGCCCTCGTCACCGTCGGTCACCCGGCCGTACGCCTGCCGCCTATCGACCGCTATCGCGAGGACCGGGTCCACCGGAACGCCTGGTGA
- a CDS encoding sensor histidine kinase produces MPDTIPELEEIKKLLRQEPRGLSILEISRELEIGRNVTAKYLSMLYAAGQVEVRRVAAAKLYTLAHRVPVSALLGLTSDLIVVLDRHLRVVLANGAFLAAFCPRRIDITGRSFEVFFPERSLPREIEKMTGTALRGHEGRCEIHRESDGSSVQFRAKFVPVVFEDGAPGVTVILEDVTREVEAARSLEKALEEKEALIHAIHYRIRNTLQTASSIMHLQTSQLNDPVARGAIRATEQQILALALAHEDLYLSQNSDRVRMEEYLTRLAGTLIGTYGVSPEKIAWTVRAPEIEMPLELAQFTGFLLTELITNVIQHAFPGSMTGTMEVTIDREQSGAYTVRVRDTGVGIPDGLAIAATTNPGLSTVRLLVERYLNGRITIERDSGTIVTITFGGDELLTPPPEVTSAGERA; encoded by the coding sequence ATGCCTGACACCATACCGGAGCTTGAAGAGATCAAGAAACTCCTCCGCCAGGAACCACGAGGTCTCAGCATCCTTGAGATCTCACGGGAACTCGAGATCGGCAGGAACGTGACTGCGAAGTACCTGAGCATGCTCTACGCCGCGGGCCAGGTCGAAGTCCGCCGGGTCGCCGCGGCGAAACTCTACACCCTCGCGCACCGGGTACCGGTCTCCGCGCTTCTCGGGCTGACCTCAGACCTGATCGTGGTGCTGGACCGGCATCTGCGCGTCGTGCTCGCTAACGGTGCGTTTCTGGCTGCATTCTGTCCCCGCAGGATCGATATCACCGGCCGTTCGTTTGAGGTGTTCTTCCCGGAACGCTCCCTCCCCCGGGAGATCGAGAAGATGACCGGGACCGCGCTCCGGGGGCATGAGGGCAGATGCGAGATTCACCGGGAGAGCGACGGTTCCAGCGTGCAGTTCCGCGCGAAGTTCGTCCCCGTGGTCTTCGAAGACGGAGCTCCGGGCGTGACCGTCATTCTCGAGGACGTCACCCGCGAGGTCGAAGCGGCGCGGAGCCTCGAGAAAGCCCTTGAGGAAAAGGAGGCGCTGATTCACGCGATTCACTACCGGATAAGGAACACCCTCCAGACGGCCTCAAGCATCATGCACCTGCAGACCTCGCAGCTCAATGATCCCGTCGCCAGAGGGGCGATCCGCGCGACGGAACAGCAGATCCTCGCCCTCGCCCTCGCCCACGAGGACCTCTACCTCTCGCAGAACTCCGACCGCGTCAGGATGGAGGAGTACCTGACCCGCCTCGCCGGCACCCTCATCGGCACCTACGGCGTGTCCCCGGAGAAGATCGCCTGGACGGTACGCGCCCCGGAGATCGAGATGCCGCTCGAACTTGCCCAGTTCACCGGGTTCCTCCTCACCGAACTCATCACCAACGTCATTCAGCACGCATTCCCGGGCAGCATGACCGGGACGATGGAGGTGACGATCGACCGCGAGCAGTCGGGCGCATACACCGTCAGAGTCCGGGATACCGGGGTGGGCATCCCGGACGGGCTCGCAATCGCCGCGACAACCAACCCCGGCCTCTCCACCGTTCGGCTCCTCGTCGAGCGGTACCTCAACGGACGGATCACGATCGAACGGGACAGTGGGACGATCGTGACGATAACCTTCGGAGGAGACGAGCTCCTCACGCCTCCCCCCGAAGTTACGTCGGCTGGAGAGCGTGCCTGA
- a CDS encoding agmatine deiminase family protein encodes MEMSTQKIGLIQAAVGDDPDRNLAHTLELARQAIAGGARILCLQELYRVPYFPQYEDTDASRYAETIPGPSTEAFAALAREHGVVVVVPVYERTGSGEYYNAAVVIDADGRLLPAYRKVHIPFDPLFYEKSYFRAGDHYRVYETCYARIAVLICYDQWFPEAARAAALRGAEIIFYPTAIGRIAGEEPPEGDWREAWETVQRGHAIANSVHVAAVNRVGDEGEIRFFGSSFVADAFGNILARASGTDEEVLVVEVDLSMNRSVREGWGFFRNRRPETYGALTRRLPPGRTPAGSGYRMPAEWEPHDAVWLSWPHDRETFANLAGVERAYIEIIAALRGSETVDLLVTNEAMRTRIEAMLEEEGVDTRGVRFHIADYVDVWFRDYGPTFVVNRKTGDLAMVDWTFNAWGEKYPELMRDTGIPLFMNREMGLSVFSPGIVLEGGSIEVNGCGTVIVTEACLLNPNRNPHLSRAEVEGYLEAYLGAGHIIWLRHGIAGDDTDGHIDDIVRFVDERTVLCAVEENEDDENYAVLQENLAVLRSSTDQDGNPLRVVPLPMPGKVGGEERLPASYANFYIGNTVVLVPVFGHPNDEVALARIRGFFPDREVVGIDCTAMVEGFGAIHCISQQQPSAVPDLTCPAAETPSRRE; translated from the coding sequence ATGGAGATGAGCACACAGAAGATCGGCCTCATCCAGGCGGCGGTGGGCGACGACCCCGACCGTAACCTGGCCCACACCCTGGAGCTTGCGCGACAGGCTATCGCCGGGGGTGCCCGGATCCTCTGCCTGCAGGAACTCTACCGGGTCCCCTACTTCCCGCAGTACGAGGATACCGACGCCTCTCGCTATGCGGAGACGATCCCGGGCCCTTCGACGGAAGCCTTCGCGGCGCTCGCCCGGGAGCACGGCGTGGTGGTCGTCGTCCCGGTCTACGAGCGGACCGGGTCGGGCGAGTATTACAACGCGGCGGTGGTGATCGATGCGGACGGGCGGCTCCTCCCGGCCTACCGGAAGGTGCATATCCCCTTCGACCCGCTCTTCTACGAGAAGTCCTACTTCCGGGCCGGGGACCATTACCGGGTCTACGAGACCTGTTACGCCCGGATCGCCGTGCTCATCTGCTACGACCAGTGGTTCCCGGAGGCCGCGAGGGCGGCCGCGCTCAGGGGTGCAGAGATCATCTTCTACCCGACCGCCATCGGCCGGATCGCCGGGGAGGAGCCGCCCGAGGGGGACTGGCGCGAGGCGTGGGAGACGGTGCAGCGGGGCCACGCGATAGCAAACAGCGTCCACGTCGCCGCCGTCAACCGGGTGGGCGACGAGGGCGAGATCCGGTTCTTCGGGAGTTCGTTCGTCGCCGACGCCTTCGGAAACATCCTCGCCCGGGCGAGCGGGACCGACGAGGAGGTCCTCGTCGTCGAGGTCGACCTCTCGATGAACCGGAGCGTCCGGGAAGGCTGGGGCTTCTTCCGGAACCGGCGGCCGGAGACCTATGGTGCGCTCACCCGGAGGCTCCCGCCGGGCAGGACCCCTGCGGGGTCCGGCTATCGTATGCCGGCGGAGTGGGAGCCGCACGACGCCGTCTGGCTCTCCTGGCCCCACGACCGCGAGACGTTCGCCAACCTCGCCGGCGTGGAGCGGGCCTACATCGAGATCATCGCGGCGCTCCGGGGCTCCGAGACCGTCGACCTCCTCGTCACCAATGAAGCGATGCGGACCCGGATCGAGGCGATGCTCGAGGAAGAGGGCGTCGATACGAGGGGCGTCAGGTTCCATATCGCCGACTACGTCGACGTCTGGTTCCGCGACTACGGGCCGACGTTCGTGGTCAACAGAAAGACCGGAGACCTCGCGATGGTCGACTGGACGTTCAACGCCTGGGGGGAGAAGTATCCCGAACTCATGAGGGATACCGGGATCCCGCTCTTCATGAACCGCGAGATGGGTCTCTCCGTCTTTTCGCCAGGGATCGTCCTTGAGGGCGGTTCGATCGAGGTGAACGGCTGCGGCACGGTGATCGTGACGGAGGCCTGCCTCTTAAACCCGAACCGGAACCCGCACCTCTCGCGGGCGGAGGTCGAAGGCTACCTGGAGGCCTACCTCGGCGCCGGCCATATCATATGGCTCAGGCACGGCATCGCCGGCGACGACACCGACGGCCACATCGACGACATCGTCCGGTTCGTGGACGAACGAACCGTCCTCTGCGCCGTCGAGGAGAACGAGGACGACGAGAACTACGCCGTCCTGCAGGAGAACCTCGCCGTCCTCCGGTCCTCGACCGACCAGGACGGCAACCCCCTCAGGGTCGTCCCGCTCCCGATGCCGGGGAAGGTCGGCGGCGAGGAGCGGCTGCCGGCGAGTTACGCGAACTTCTATATCGGCAACACTGTCGTGCTGGTGCCGGTCTTCGGACACCCCAACGACGAGGTCGCGCTCGCCCGGATCCGGGGGTTCTTCCCGGACCGCGAGGTCGTCGGGATCGACTGCACGGCGATGGTCGAGGGGTTCGGCGCGATCCACTGCATCAGCCAGCAGCAGCCGTCGGCCGTGCCGGACCTCACCTGCCCTGCGGCAGAAACACCATCACGAAGGGAATGA
- a CDS encoding TMEM175 family protein, whose translation MEALTDGIFAIAMTLLVLSLDVPAGIQNSSNITVVAMLADLAPDLYHYFLAFFILASFWIAHHAQVDRLRHIDRRFLWLNIATLMFVTLVPFSVNLIGDYPDEPFAAVVFEANLLLIGLFFAAQWWYAVNRGRLVQSGTDVMRVNQRVAVVPAVSAVAILLALAGWTWSTVLYALIPFVMVFLPQGR comes from the coding sequence ATGGAGGCGCTCACCGACGGGATATTCGCCATCGCCATGACTCTTCTGGTCCTCAGCCTCGACGTCCCGGCAGGCATCCAGAACTCCTCCAACATCACCGTCGTGGCGATGCTTGCCGACCTTGCTCCCGACCTCTACCACTACTTCCTCGCGTTCTTCATCCTCGCTTCCTTCTGGATAGCCCATCACGCCCAGGTGGACCGGCTCCGGCATATCGACCGCCGCTTCCTCTGGCTCAACATCGCCACGCTGATGTTCGTCACGCTGGTCCCCTTCTCCGTCAACCTCATCGGCGACTACCCTGACGAGCCCTTCGCGGCGGTCGTCTTCGAGGCAAACCTCCTCCTCATCGGCCTGTTCTTCGCCGCGCAGTGGTGGTATGCCGTGAACAGGGGGCGGCTCGTCCAGTCCGGCACCGACGTGATGCGCGTAAACCAGCGGGTAGCGGTGGTCCCGGCCGTCTCCGCCGTCGCGATCCTGCTTGCCCTCGCCGGCTGGACCTGGAGCACGGTGCTCTACGCGCTCATTCCCTTCGTGATGGTGTTTCTGCCGCAGGGCAGGTGA
- a CDS encoding response regulator — protein MTGTGEETRILVVEDDGIIALDMVARLEDLGYRSVAVATTGEDAIREAERVRPHLIFMDITLKGSMDGIEAARIIRDRLGLPVVYVTAYSDQSVRSRAEATSPAGYVLKPFTTGDLICAIRHALQPT, from the coding sequence ATGACCGGAACGGGTGAGGAGACACGGATACTTGTCGTCGAGGACGACGGCATCATCGCACTCGACATGGTGGCGCGGCTCGAAGATCTCGGCTACCGGAGCGTCGCGGTGGCGACGACGGGTGAGGACGCCATCAGGGAGGCCGAGCGGGTGCGGCCGCACCTGATCTTCATGGATATTACGCTCAAAGGCAGCATGGATGGCATTGAGGCGGCGCGGATCATCCGCGACCGTCTCGGCCTCCCGGTCGTCTACGTAACTGCCTACTCGGATCAGTCCGTCAGGAGCAGGGCCGAGGCGACCTCTCCTGCCGGATATGTCCTCAAACCGTTCACCACCGGGGACCTGATCTGCGCGATCAGGCACGCTCTCCAGCCGACGTAA
- a CDS encoding manganese efflux pump MntP — MDFATTLLVAVGLAMDALAVSISGGAAIREGRVRWALVIGALFGGFQMGMPVLGWLGGTGLASFTEAYAPWIAFLLLALIGGKMIVEAVRGDGESVRFENGAAVLLLLAVATSIDALAVGATFAFLETPILVPAVTIGVVTFAISAAGVLIGSSFGGLLGRKAGIFGGIILIGIGLRILVEHQIL; from the coding sequence ATGGATTTCGCGACAACCCTCCTCGTCGCCGTCGGGCTTGCTATGGATGCGCTGGCCGTCTCGATCAGCGGCGGGGCCGCGATCAGGGAAGGCCGGGTCAGGTGGGCGCTCGTCATCGGAGCGCTCTTCGGCGGGTTCCAGATGGGGATGCCAGTGCTCGGCTGGCTCGGCGGGACGGGCCTCGCCTCGTTCACCGAGGCCTACGCCCCCTGGATAGCCTTTCTGCTCCTCGCCCTCATCGGCGGGAAGATGATCGTTGAGGCGGTGCGGGGCGACGGCGAGAGCGTCCGGTTCGAGAACGGAGCGGCCGTCCTCCTCCTCCTCGCCGTCGCGACCAGCATCGATGCCCTCGCCGTCGGCGCCACCTTCGCCTTCCTCGAGACCCCGATCCTCGTCCCTGCGGTCACGATCGGGGTTGTAACCTTTGCCATCTCCGCCGCGGGCGTCCTGATCGGGAGTTCGTTCGGCGGCCTCCTGGGGCGGAAAGCCGGGATCTTCGGCGGCATCATCCTGATCGGGATCGGTCTCCGGATCCTCGTTGAGCACCAGATCCTCTGA